AACCTCACTGTCATCCTCCAGCGTCTGGAAACCGTGGGCACAGCCTTCGGGAACATAAAGCGCACGGCGGTTCTCCCCTGTGAGTTCCACAGCCACCCATCGGCAGTAGGTGGAAGATTCCGGCCTCAAATCGATGATGACGTCATAGATCGCGCCGCGGGTGCAGCGCACGAGTTTGGCCTCGGCCTTCGGGGGAAGCTGGAAGTGCATGCCGCGCAGCGTTCCCTTTACTTTGTTGAAGGAGACATTGCATTGAGCCACGGCGGTTTTAAGGCCACGGGCGGCAAACTCATCCCGGCAAAAACTGCGGGCGAAAAAACCGCGTTCGTCGTTTATCTGCTGCAGATCAACGATCCAGACACCTTGTAGCGCGGTCTCGGTAAATATCACTCAATTACCCTCACCGCCGGTATCGGCACGATGAACTTCCCACCCCTCCGCCGGTACTCGGCCTGCTGTTCCAGTATCTCTTCAGCAAAGTTCCAGGCAAGGAGGAGCACGTAATCGGGCATGTCCTGAGCAAGCCTGTCGGGGTGATAGACCGGCAGGTGCGTGCCGGGGGTATAGAGGTTCTGCTTATGGGGGCTTTTATCCACGGTGTATTCCACCAAGTCGGTGGAAATGCCGCAGTAGTTGAGCAGGGTGTTCCCTTTTGCCGGGGCACCGTAAGCCGCGACACGCTTGCCGGACTCCTTCAGGCCGTGCAGGAGCTTGAGCAGGTCATCTTTGAGGGCTGCGGTGCGTT
The nucleotide sequence above comes from Geobacter benzoatilyticus. Encoded proteins:
- the rfbC gene encoding dTDP-4-dehydrorhamnose 3,5-epimerase, with translation MIFTETALQGVWIVDLQQINDERGFFARSFCRDEFAARGLKTAVAQCNVSFNKVKGTLRGMHFQLPPKAEAKLVRCTRGAIYDVIIDLRPESSTYCRWVAVELTGENRRALYVPEGCAHGFQTLEDDSEVFYQMYEFFAPESAAGVRWDDPMFRIDWPLKNPVVSAKDQSYPDFVRAVS